One genomic window of Chromatiales bacterium includes the following:
- a CDS encoding phosphotransferase, whose product MSQDPRLDELTEWTRATLGAGALAIAPASGDASFRRYFRAVADGRSWIVMDAPPERENVTPFIAVAETLARAGVQVPRLHAIDRDRGYLLLDDLGSRLYLPALTNATADGLYGDALGALATMQAAAPCADLPPYDEALLRREMALFPDWLLGRHLGLEPEAAERSVWEVVQDILVANALEQPRVFVHRDYHSRNLMCVDARNPGVLDFQDAVCGPVTYDLVSLLKDCYIAWPRARVVDWAMGYFRLAAARGVLDASLEMRWLRWFDLMGVQRHLKAAGIFARLNHRDGKAGYLPDIPRTLGYITAIADEYPELGGLAAMIERHVAPHYAALRAGR is encoded by the coding sequence ATGTCGCAGGACCCGCGTCTCGACGAACTCACCGAATGGACCCGCGCCACGCTCGGCGCGGGCGCGCTCGCGATCGCGCCGGCCTCGGGCGATGCGAGCTTCCGCCGCTACTTTCGCGCTGTGGCGGACGGCCGGAGCTGGATCGTCATGGATGCCCCGCCGGAGCGTGAGAACGTCACCCCGTTCATCGCGGTCGCCGAGACCCTGGCGCGGGCCGGTGTGCAAGTGCCGCGCCTGCATGCCATCGACCGTGATCGCGGCTACCTGCTGCTCGATGATCTGGGCAGCCGGCTGTACCTGCCGGCGCTGACGAACGCCACGGCCGACGGGCTGTATGGCGACGCACTGGGTGCGCTTGCGACGATGCAGGCCGCCGCGCCCTGCGCTGACCTGCCGCCGTACGACGAGGCGCTGCTGCGCCGCGAGATGGCGCTGTTTCCGGACTGGCTGCTCGGGCGCCATCTGGGCCTTGAACCTGAAGCGGCGGAGCGTTCGGTGTGGGAGGTCGTGCAGGACATACTCGTCGCCAACGCGCTCGAACAGCCGCGCGTGTTCGTGCACCGCGACTATCACTCGCGCAATCTCATGTGCGTGGATGCACGCAATCCCGGCGTGCTGGATTTTCAGGACGCCGTCTGCGGCCCGGTGACCTATGATCTGGTCTCGCTGCTCAAGGACTGCTACATTGCGTGGCCGCGTGCACGGGTCGTCGACTGGGCGATGGGTTATTTCCGGCTCGCCGCCGCGCGTGGCGTGCTGGACGCGTCACTCGAAATGCGCTGGCTGCGCTGGTTCGATCTGATGGGTGTGCAGCGTCATCTCAAGGCCGCGGGCATCTTCGCGCGGCTCAACCACCGCGACGGCAAGGCCGGCTACCTGCCGGACATCCCTCGTACGCTCGGCTACATCACGGCGATCGCCGATGAATATCCCGAACTCGGCGGTCTCGCGGCGATGATCGAGCGTCACGTCGCGCCGCACTACGCAGCGCTCAGGGCAGGACGCTAG
- a CDS encoding DUF4395 domain-containing protein produces the protein MKRFTKEVVKTFRNLWFRDTNEHDIYVNDVAIRIRAGIFLAIPLYMGLTLYDVAYMPTWEPIINTATDTYETDWDGRTIYRVDATRRVFEYSTQSWILIYGLFELFASMFVITSRLSPTILLATVLARNKDPVWKPLVPKRYAWIIGISLMSLCLVFFNPDTFAEWVNAIRGKQVLPTTENYMPAWIPNTMIWVCLAFMWLESVIGFCVGCKVYALMCRLGIHKEPCEACNNIDWEAIARRNAEKLALQDAQEEAAQRQ, from the coding sequence ATGAAGCGATTCACGAAGGAAGTCGTCAAAACCTTTCGCAATCTGTGGTTCCGCGATACGAACGAGCACGACATCTACGTCAACGATGTCGCGATCCGCATCCGTGCCGGCATCTTTCTGGCGATCCCCCTGTACATGGGCCTGACCCTGTACGACGTGGCCTACATGCCGACCTGGGAACCGATCATCAACACGGCCACCGATACCTACGAGACCGACTGGGACGGCCGTACGATCTATCGCGTGGACGCCACCCGCCGCGTGTTCGAGTACAGCACGCAGTCGTGGATTCTGATCTACGGCCTGTTCGAACTGTTCGCAAGCATGTTCGTCATCACCTCGCGGCTTTCGCCGACGATCCTGCTCGCGACCGTACTGGCGCGAAACAAGGACCCGGTCTGGAAACCATTGGTACCCAAACGATATGCATGGATCATCGGCATCAGCCTGATGAGTCTCTGTCTGGTGTTCTTCAACCCGGATACGTTCGCGGAGTGGGTGAACGCCATACGCGGCAAGCAGGTGTTGCCCACCACCGAGAACTACATGCCGGCGTGGATACCCAACACGATGATCTGGGTCTGTCTCGCGTTCATGTGGCTCGAATCGGTGATCGGTTTTTGCGTGGGCTGCAAGGTCTACGCGCTGATGTGCAGGCTCGGCATCCACAAGGAGCCCTGCGAAGCATGCAACAACATCGACTGGGAGGCGATCGCCCGCCGTAACGCGGAGAAACTGGCGTTGCAGGACGCGCAGGAGGAAGCCGCGCAGCGGCAGTAG
- a CDS encoding NADPH-dependent 2,4-dienoyl-CoA reductase — protein MSHPYPHLLAPLDLGFTRLRNRLLMGSIHTGLEDRARDYDRLARFLRERAAGGVGLIVTGGIAPNIVGRLTPLAGKLSRPWEVGRHRKLTRAVHAEDGRICMQILHAGRYAYHPLSVSASRLKAPIVPFTPRALGERGIRAQIRAFANSAALAREAGYDGVEIMGSEGYFLNQFLAPRTNRRSDGWGGSAEARMRLPVETVAAVRAATGPDFIVIFRISIADLVPDGSDFSEVLALAHALERAGVTLLNSGIGWHESRVPTIATMVPRAAFAGLTGRLRAAVNVPVIAVNRINTPEVAEQVLADGLADMVSMARPLLADPRFIAKAAAGTPERINTCIACNQACLDHVFERKLASCLVNPAACDEEAFAVRPATVPKRIAVIGAGPAGLACALAAAQRGHHVMLFEKGDAIGGQFRLAQRIPGKEEFAETLRYYRTELARAGVETRLATAATGDHLLAQRFDHIVIATGVRARVPPIEGIDHPKVLGYAEVVSGHPVGGTVAIIGAGGIGFDVAELLTHPHIDANNDAERFFREWSIDGTLAQRGALSAPFDRHQGVPRKVWLLQRSPTRPGARLAKTTGWIRRRTLAARGVVTLNGVQYTRIDDAGLHIETATGPQTLNVENVVLCAGQESERGLYEALQDRHPSVHCIGGAEVAAELDAKRAIAQGTKLALSL, from the coding sequence ATGAGTCATCCCTACCCGCACTTGCTCGCGCCGCTGGACCTCGGTTTCACGCGGCTGCGCAACCGCCTGCTCATGGGCTCGATCCACACGGGCCTCGAAGACCGCGCGCGCGATTACGACCGGCTCGCCCGGTTCTTGCGCGAACGCGCGGCCGGCGGCGTCGGGCTGATCGTCACGGGCGGCATCGCACCGAACATCGTCGGCCGGCTCACGCCGCTCGCGGGCAAGCTCTCGAGGCCGTGGGAGGTCGGTCGCCATCGCAAGCTCACCCGGGCCGTGCATGCCGAGGACGGCAGGATCTGCATGCAGATCCTGCACGCCGGGCGCTACGCGTATCACCCGCTGTCGGTGTCGGCGAGCCGGCTGAAGGCGCCGATCGTGCCGTTCACGCCGCGCGCGCTCGGCGAGCGCGGCATCCGCGCACAGATTCGCGCCTTCGCGAACTCCGCGGCCCTTGCCCGCGAGGCCGGCTACGACGGCGTGGAGATCATGGGTTCGGAGGGCTACTTTCTGAACCAGTTTCTCGCCCCGCGCACGAACCGCCGCAGCGATGGCTGGGGCGGTTCGGCCGAGGCACGCATGCGCCTGCCGGTCGAAACCGTCGCCGCGGTGCGCGCCGCGACCGGGCCGGACTTCATCGTGATCTTCCGCATCTCGATTGCGGATCTCGTGCCGGACGGCAGCGACTTCAGCGAGGTGCTCGCGCTCGCGCACGCGCTGGAACGCGCGGGCGTGACCCTGCTGAACTCCGGCATCGGCTGGCACGAATCGCGGGTACCGACCATCGCGACCATGGTGCCGCGGGCGGCGTTCGCCGGCCTGACCGGCCGGCTGCGGGCCGCGGTCAATGTGCCCGTCATCGCGGTCAATCGCATCAACACGCCGGAGGTTGCCGAGCAGGTGCTCGCCGACGGACTCGCGGACATGGTGTCCATGGCGCGCCCGCTGCTGGCCGACCCGCGGTTCATTGCGAAGGCCGCCGCCGGCACGCCCGAACGCATCAACACCTGCATCGCCTGCAACCAGGCCTGCCTGGATCACGTGTTCGAGCGCAAGCTCGCGAGCTGCCTCGTGAATCCCGCGGCCTGCGACGAGGAGGCGTTCGCGGTTCGGCCCGCGACTGTGCCAAAGCGAATCGCAGTCATTGGCGCCGGACCGGCCGGCCTGGCCTGCGCGCTTGCCGCCGCGCAACGCGGGCACCACGTCATGCTGTTCGAAAAAGGTGACGCGATCGGCGGTCAGTTCCGCCTCGCGCAACGCATCCCGGGCAAGGAGGAATTCGCGGAAACGCTGCGCTACTACCGCACGGAACTCGCACGCGCGGGTGTTGAGACAAGGCTCGCGACCGCCGCGACGGGTGACCATCTGCTCGCGCAGCGATTCGACCACATCGTAATCGCGACCGGCGTGCGCGCACGCGTACCGCCGATCGAGGGCATCGATCATCCCAAGGTGCTGGGTTATGCCGAAGTGGTCTCCGGCCACCCGGTCGGCGGCACCGTCGCGATCATCGGCGCCGGTGGCATCGGCTTCGACGTTGCGGAGCTGCTGACCCATCCGCACATCGACGCAAACAACGACGCGGAGCGGTTCTTTCGCGAATGGTCGATCGACGGAACGCTTGCGCAACGCGGGGCATTGAGCGCGCCGTTCGACCGCCACCAGGGCGTGCCGCGCAAGGTCTGGCTGTTGCAGCGCTCCCCCACCCGGCCGGGTGCGCGACTCGCAAAGACCACGGGCTGGATCCGTCGGCGAACGCTCGCGGCGCGCGGTGTCGTGACACTGAACGGTGTTCAGTACACCCGCATCGACGACGCCGGCCTGCACATCGAAACCGCAACCGGCCCGCAGACACTGAATGTGGAAAACGTGGTGCTCTGCGCCGGGCAGGAGTCCGAACGCGGTCTTTACGAAGCGCTGCAGGATCGCCACCCGTCGGTGCACTGCATCGGCGGCGCGGAGGTCGCCGCGGAACTCGACGCCAAGCGCGCGATCGCCCAGGGCACAAAGCTGGCCTTATCGCTATAG
- a CDS encoding histidinol-phosphate transaminase, producing the protein MSEPATRWIRAEVRALSAYHVPPAFDGIKLDAMENPYAWPGELSAAWQARLADVAVNRYPDPQATALKQRLRATMGIARDAGLILGNGSDELIQILALAVAGPETVVLAPGPSFVMYRMIAQFAGMRYVEVPLGENFELDLDAMLAAIAEHRPALTFLAWPNNPTGNLFAVRDVERIIEASPGLVVVDEAYAPFAQTSLIGRAGRPDRLLVMRTLSKLGLAGLRLGYMAGDAALIGELDKLRLPYNINVLTQASAEFALDHQRALDEQAALIRDDRERLFADLARVPGMRVWPSRANFLLFRTPTGQARAIFDALRAAGVLIKNLDGSHPRLADCLRVTVGTPAQNAAFIEALEAAIG; encoded by the coding sequence ATGAGCGAGCCCGCCACCCGCTGGATCCGCGCGGAGGTCCGCGCGCTGTCCGCCTACCACGTCCCGCCCGCGTTCGACGGTATCAAGCTCGACGCGATGGAAAACCCCTACGCGTGGCCCGGCGAACTCAGCGCGGCCTGGCAGGCGCGGCTCGCCGACGTCGCCGTCAACCGCTATCCGGACCCGCAAGCCACCGCGCTGAAACAACGCCTGCGCGCAACGATGGGCATCGCGCGCGACGCCGGCCTGATCCTCGGCAACGGCTCGGACGAACTGATCCAGATCCTCGCGCTCGCAGTCGCCGGTCCCGAAACGGTCGTGCTCGCGCCGGGCCCCAGCTTCGTGATGTACCGGATGATCGCGCAGTTCGCCGGCATGCGTTACGTGGAGGTGCCGCTGGGCGAGAACTTCGAGCTGGATCTCGACGCCATGCTCGCCGCAATCGCCGAACACCGCCCGGCGCTGACGTTTCTGGCCTGGCCGAACAACCCGACCGGCAACCTGTTCGCGGTGCGCGATGTCGAGCGCATCATCGAGGCCAGTCCCGGGCTCGTCGTCGTCGACGAGGCCTACGCGCCGTTTGCGCAGACCAGCCTGATCGGACGCGCCGGCCGCCCCGATCGGCTGCTCGTCATGCGTACCCTGTCGAAGCTCGGGCTTGCCGGGCTGCGGCTGGGATACATGGCGGGCGACGCGGCGCTGATCGGCGAACTCGACAAACTGCGCCTGCCGTACAACATCAACGTGCTGACCCAAGCGAGCGCCGAGTTCGCGCTCGACCACCAGCGCGCACTCGACGAACAGGCGGCGCTGATCCGCGACGACCGCGAACGGCTGTTCGCGGATCTCGCCCGCGTGCCCGGCATGCGCGTGTGGCCGAGTCGCGCGAACTTCCTGCTGTTTCGCACCCCCACGGGACAGGCACGAGCGATCTTCGACGCACTGCGTGCAGCGGGTGTACTGATCAAGAACCTCGACGGTTCACACCCGCGGCTCGCCGACTGCCTGCGCGTGACCGTCGGCACGCCGGCGCAAAACGCGGCGTTCATCGAGGCGCTGGAAGCCGCCATCGGCTAG
- the hisD gene encoding histidinol dehydrogenase, which yields MTSNTTVRLRRLDASAPDFMRELDALLAWESVADAELETKVAAIIQDVRDRGDAALIDYTGRFDRWQPADAAALELPRERLAEALTRIDAAQREALETAAARIRRYAERQRIEPWTVTEADGTVLGQQVAPLDRAGLYVPGGKAAYPSSVLMNAIPAHVAGVGEIVMVAPTPDGVLNELVLAAAAVAGVDRAFRVGGAQAVAALAWGTQSIPGVDKIVGPGNAWVANAKRQVFGRVGIDMIAGPSEILVICDGGTDPDWIAVDLFSQAEHDEDAQAILLSPDAAFLDAVTVAVERRIREMPRAEIIRASLERRGALIQVRDLAHAAELANHIAPEHLELSVADPAALAKNIRHAGAIFMGRHTAEVFGDYCAGPNHVLPTSRTARFSSPLGVYDFQKRSSLIECSPNGADTLGRVAMTLARGEGLEAHAASAECRVKR from the coding sequence ATGACCAGCAACACCACGGTTCGCCTGCGCCGGCTCGACGCCAGCGCGCCCGACTTCATGCGCGAGCTCGACGCGCTGCTGGCATGGGAATCGGTCGCCGACGCGGAACTCGAGACCAAGGTCGCCGCCATCATCCAGGATGTCCGCGACCGCGGCGACGCCGCGCTGATCGACTACACGGGCCGCTTCGACCGCTGGCAGCCCGCCGATGCGGCCGCACTGGAACTGCCGCGCGAACGTCTGGCCGAGGCGCTCACACGCATCGACGCCGCGCAGCGCGAGGCGCTGGAAACCGCGGCCGCGCGCATCCGCCGCTACGCCGAACGCCAGCGCATCGAGCCCTGGACCGTAACCGAGGCCGACGGCACGGTGCTCGGCCAGCAGGTCGCACCACTGGACCGCGCGGGCCTCTACGTGCCCGGTGGCAAGGCCGCGTATCCGTCGTCGGTGCTGATGAACGCAATCCCGGCGCATGTCGCCGGCGTCGGCGAGATCGTCATGGTCGCGCCGACCCCGGACGGCGTGCTGAACGAACTCGTGCTGGCCGCGGCTGCGGTCGCCGGGGTCGATCGCGCGTTCCGCGTCGGCGGCGCGCAGGCCGTCGCGGCGCTGGCCTGGGGCACGCAGTCCATCCCGGGCGTCGACAAGATCGTCGGCCCCGGCAATGCCTGGGTCGCCAACGCCAAGCGGCAGGTCTTCGGCCGCGTCGGCATAGACATGATCGCCGGCCCGTCGGAGATCCTCGTGATCTGCGATGGCGGAACCGACCCGGACTGGATCGCCGTCGACCTGTTCTCGCAGGCCGAGCACGACGAGGACGCACAGGCCATCCTGCTCTCTCCCGATGCCGCATTCTTGGATGCCGTCACGGTCGCGGTCGAGCGCCGCATCCGCGAGATGCCGCGCGCCGAAATCATCCGCGCGTCGCTGGAGCGTCGCGGCGCGCTGATCCAGGTTCGCGATCTCGCGCACGCGGCCGAGCTCGCCAACCACATCGCGCCCGAGCATCTCGAACTGTCGGTCGCCGATCCCGCGGCGCTCGCAAAGAACATCCGCCATGCCGGCGCGATCTTCATGGGCCGGCACACCGCCGAGGTGTTCGGCGACTACTGCGCGGGCCCGAACCACGTGCTGCCGACCTCGCGCACGGCGCGCTTCTCCTCGCCGCTCGGGGTGTACGACTTCCAGAAGCGTTCGAGCCTGATCGAGTGCTCGCCGAATGGCGCGGACACGCTCGGGCGCGTCGCGATGACGCTCGCGCGCGGCGAAGGCCTGGAGGCCCATGCGGCCTCGGCCGAGTGCCGCGTCAAGCGCTGA
- a CDS encoding ATP phosphoribosyltransferase, with protein MSRPLTIAVSKGRIFEETLPLLARAGIEPAEDPVTSRKLILETSRPDVRLVVIRAADVPTFVEYGAADMGVAGKDVLLEHGGAGLYEPLDLGIARCRLMVATRDGQPLPEGRIRIATKYVRTARAWFAARGQQVDLIKLYGSMELAPLVGLADGIVDLVDTGGTLRANGLAATETLATISSRLIVNPGAQKMNHAAVAALVDQLAAAVRAAAA; from the coding sequence ATGAGTCGACCACTGACCATCGCCGTATCCAAGGGCCGCATCTTCGAGGAGACGCTGCCGCTGCTCGCGCGTGCCGGCATCGAGCCGGCCGAAGACCCCGTCACCAGCCGCAAGCTGATCCTCGAGACCTCGCGTCCCGATGTGCGCCTGGTCGTGATCCGCGCCGCCGATGTGCCCACCTTCGTCGAATACGGCGCGGCCGACATGGGCGTCGCCGGCAAGGACGTGCTGCTCGAACACGGCGGCGCCGGGCTTTACGAGCCGCTGGATCTGGGCATCGCGCGCTGCCGGCTGATGGTCGCCACCCGCGACGGCCAACCGCTGCCCGAAGGGCGCATCCGCATCGCGACGAAGTATGTGCGCACCGCGCGTGCCTGGTTTGCCGCGCGCGGCCAGCAGGTCGATCTGATCAAGCTGTACGGCTCGATGGAGCTCGCGCCACTGGTCGGACTCGCCGATGGCATCGTCGACCTGGTCGACACCGGCGGCACGCTGCGCGCGAACGGGCTCGCCGCGACCGAGACCCTCGCGACGATCAGCTCGCGGCTGATCGTGAACCCGGGGGCACAGAAGATGAACCACGCGGCGGTCGCGGCGCTGGTTGACCAGCTTGCAGCCGCGGTGAGGGCCGCCGCGGCCTGA
- the murA gene encoding UDP-N-acetylglucosamine 1-carboxyvinyltransferase, giving the protein MDRLIITGGTRLTGDVRISGAKNAALPILAGALLAEAPVTIGNVPHLQDVTTTMELLGRMGVDLIVDERMHVHVDARSIHTFAAPYDLVKTMRASILVLGPLVAHFGRAEVSLPGGCAIGSRPVDQHLKGLTRMGAEIHVERGYIKARADQLHGARIVMDLVTVTGTENLMMAATLAKGTTIIENAAREPEVVDLANFLNTIGARIEGAGTDCIEIEGVSALGGGEYDVLPDRIESGTYLVAAAMTGGRVRLLDTRPELLDATLDKLREAGADISTGENWITLDMGGRRPQAVDVRTAPFPAFPTDMQAQFTALNAIAEGVGTITETVFENRFMHVLEMQRMGADIELKGNTAISRGVSRLTGAPVMATDLRASASLVLAGLVADGETSVDRIYHIDRGYDCIEEKLSGIGAKIRRVPS; this is encoded by the coding sequence ATGGATCGTCTGATCATCACGGGCGGCACCCGCCTGACCGGCGACGTGCGCATCTCCGGCGCCAAGAACGCCGCGCTGCCAATCCTGGCCGGCGCGCTGCTGGCCGAAGCGCCGGTCACCATCGGCAACGTCCCGCACCTGCAGGACGTCACGACGACCATGGAACTGCTCGGGCGCATGGGCGTGGACCTGATCGTCGACGAGCGCATGCACGTCCACGTGGATGCGCGCTCCATACACACCTTTGCCGCACCGTATGACCTGGTCAAGACCATGCGCGCGTCGATCCTCGTACTCGGCCCGCTGGTAGCGCACTTCGGTCGCGCCGAGGTCTCGCTGCCGGGTGGTTGCGCGATCGGTTCACGGCCGGTCGACCAGCACCTGAAGGGCCTGACCCGCATGGGTGCCGAGATTCACGTCGAGCGCGGTTACATCAAGGCGCGCGCCGACCAGCTGCACGGTGCGCGCATCGTCATGGATCTCGTGACCGTGACCGGCACCGAAAACCTGATGATGGCCGCAACCCTGGCGAAAGGCACGACGATCATCGAGAACGCCGCGCGCGAACCGGAGGTCGTGGACCTTGCGAACTTCCTCAACACGATCGGCGCACGCATCGAGGGCGCCGGCACGGACTGCATCGAGATCGAGGGCGTGTCCGCGCTCGGCGGCGGCGAATACGACGTGCTGCCCGACCGCATCGAATCCGGCACCTACCTGGTCGCCGCGGCCATGACCGGCGGACGTGTTCGCCTGCTCGACACGCGCCCGGAACTGCTCGACGCCACGCTCGACAAGCTGCGCGAGGCCGGCGCCGACATCAGCACGGGCGAGAACTGGATCACGCTCGACATGGGCGGGCGGCGCCCGCAGGCCGTCGACGTGCGCACCGCGCCGTTTCCGGCGTTTCCGACCGACATGCAGGCGCAGTTCACGGCGCTGAACGCGATCGCCGAGGGCGTGGGCACGATCACCGAGACGGTGTTCGAGAACCGCTTCATGCACGTGCTCGAGATGCAGCGCATGGGTGCGGACATCGAGCTGAAGGGCAACACCGCGATCTCGCGGGGCGTGAGCAGGCTCACGGGCGCGCCGGTCATGGCGACCGATCTGCGCGCGTCGGCCTCGCTGGTGCTGGCCGGACTGGTCGCCGACGGGGAAACCAGCGTCGATCGCATCTACCATATCGACCGCGGCTACGACTGCATCGAGGAGAAGCTCTCCGGCATCGGTGCAAAGATCCGCCGCGTACCGTCATGA
- a CDS encoding STAS domain-containing protein — protein MSLAWLNETARGEFQASGDLTFESIMELLEESQPLLAARREATIDLSAIGRADSAAIALLVEWRRRARLDGRTLRFRGLPQSLRDLLELSELTELLD, from the coding sequence ATGAGCCTCGCATGGCTGAACGAGACGGCCCGCGGCGAATTCCAGGCCTCGGGCGACCTGACGTTCGAATCGATCATGGAACTGCTCGAGGAATCGCAGCCGCTGCTCGCGGCACGCCGCGAAGCGACGATCGACCTGTCGGCGATCGGCCGCGCCGACAGCGCCGCCATCGCACTGCTGGTCGAGTGGCGCCGGCGTGCCCGGCTCGACGGCCGCACGCTGCGCTTTCGCGGTCTGCCGCAGTCGCTGCGCGACCTGCTGGAACTGTCCGAACTCACCGAGCTGCTCGACTGA
- a CDS encoding ABC transporter substrate-binding protein, whose product MITTSRALVLLLIAFAGSAAAERGDPRALVEGTTSAVIAELRERRASIEQSPSELAALVDRLIVPHFDFERMASYALGNYQRRFNEASRAEFTALFRTLLISTYAKALLEFRDQLINVSPLRLNPGDDDVMVRTKIIEGGAPPLAIDYRLHYGESGWKVYDMSIEGVSVVSTYRRSFASHIRRHGPDSLIERMRDRNAAESPA is encoded by the coding sequence GTGATCACAACCAGCCGCGCCCTTGTCCTGCTGCTGATCGCGTTCGCAGGCAGCGCCGCCGCCGAACGCGGGGACCCGCGCGCGCTGGTGGAAGGCACGACCTCCGCGGTGATCGCGGAACTACGCGAGCGCCGCGCCAGCATCGAACAGTCCCCGAGCGAACTGGCCGCGCTGGTCGACCGGCTGATCGTGCCGCATTTCGACTTCGAGCGCATGGCGAGCTATGCCCTGGGCAACTACCAGCGCCGCTTCAACGAGGCCTCGCGCGCGGAGTTCACGGCGCTGTTCCGGACCCTGCTGATCTCGACCTATGCAAAGGCCCTGCTGGAGTTTCGCGACCAGCTGATCAACGTCTCACCGCTGCGCCTGAACCCCGGCGACGACGACGTCATGGTGCGCACCAAGATCATCGAGGGCGGCGCACCGCCGCTCGCGATCGACTACCGCCTGCACTACGGCGAGTCGGGCTGGAAGGTCTACGACATGTCGATCGAGGGCGTCAGCGTTGTATCGACCTATCGACGCAGCTTCGCAAGCCATATCCGCCGCCACGGACCGGACAGCCTCATCGAGCGCATGCGCGACCGCAATGCGGCGGAGTCGCCGGCATGA
- the mlaD gene encoding outer membrane lipid asymmetry maintenance protein MlaD — translation MEVSRSAEIGVGVFVAVGLAALFFLAMQVSNLASFRPEAGYRVTARFDNVGSLKPRAPVTVAGVKVGQVESIDFDKTTFEAVVTMLIAERYNTLPSDSNASIYTAGLLGEQYVGIEPGGANDNLKEGSELRLTQSALVLERLIGQFLFSKTQESSPLPPPPL, via the coding sequence ATGGAAGTTTCCCGCAGCGCCGAGATCGGCGTGGGTGTGTTCGTCGCGGTCGGTCTGGCCGCGCTGTTCTTCCTGGCAATGCAGGTCAGTAACCTCGCGAGCTTTCGCCCCGAGGCCGGCTACCGCGTGACGGCGCGCTTCGACAATGTCGGCTCGCTGAAACCGCGCGCGCCGGTCACGGTCGCCGGCGTGAAGGTCGGCCAGGTCGAGTCGATCGACTTCGACAAGACCACCTTCGAGGCCGTCGTCACGATGCTGATCGCCGAGCGTTACAACACGCTTCCGTCCGATTCGAACGCGAGCATCTACACGGCCGGCCTGCTCGGCGAGCAGTACGTCGGCATCGAGCCCGGCGGTGCGAACGACAACCTCAAGGAAGGCTCGGAACTGCGCCTGACGCAATCCGCCCTGGTGCTGGAGCGACTGATCGGGCAGTTCCTGTTCTCCAAGACCCAGGAATCCTCGCCGCTGCCGCCGCCCCCGTTGTGA
- the mlaE gene encoding lipid asymmetry maintenance ABC transporter permease subunit MlaE, with protein MDTVGRLGRGTLFLFAVLRAIPPSLPRVRVLLAQFWSIGVLTVALIGLAGLFVGMVLGLQGYYILSRFGTEQTLGVLVAASLVRELGPVVTALLFAGRAGSSLTAEIGLMKATEQLAALEMMAVDPMRRVLAPRFIAGFLSVPLLAAMFSAVGVFGGYFVGVGLLGVDAGAFWSQTQAKIDLFDDIGNGVIKSVVFGFVALWIALFEGYDAVPTSAGVSRSTTRTVVHTAFAVLALDFVLTALMFGD; from the coding sequence ATGGACACGGTCGGCCGGCTCGGTCGCGGCACGCTGTTCCTGTTCGCGGTGCTGCGCGCCATACCGCCTTCGCTGCCACGCGTGCGCGTGCTGCTCGCGCAGTTCTGGTCGATCGGCGTGCTCACCGTGGCGCTCATCGGACTCGCCGGGCTGTTCGTCGGCATGGTGCTGGGGCTTCAGGGCTACTACATCCTGTCGCGCTTCGGCACCGAGCAGACGCTCGGCGTGCTGGTCGCCGCGTCGCTGGTGCGCGAGCTCGGGCCGGTCGTCACGGCGCTGCTGTTCGCCGGTCGCGCGGGTTCGTCGCTGACCGCCGAAATCGGTCTGATGAAGGCCACCGAACAGCTCGCCGCGCTCGAAATGATGGCCGTGGACCCGATGCGCCGCGTGCTCGCGCCGCGGTTCATCGCCGGCTTTCTGTCCGTGCCGCTGCTCGCCGCGATGTTCTCGGCGGTCGGTGTGTTCGGCGGCTACTTCGTCGGCGTCGGACTGCTCGGCGTCGATGCCGGCGCGTTCTGGTCCCAGACGCAGGCCAAGATCGATCTGTTCGACGATATCGGCAACGGCGTGATCAAGAGCGTCGTGTTCGGTTTCGTCGCGTTGTGGATCGCGTTGTTCGAGGGCTACGATGCCGTGCCGACCTCGGCCGGCGTCAGCCGTTCGACCACGCGCACCGTGGTGCATACGGCATTCGCCGTGCTGGCGCTGGACTTCGTCCTGACCGCCCTGATGTTCGGAGATTGA